The following are from one region of the Cloacibacterium normanense genome:
- a CDS encoding calcium:proton antiporter, whose translation MKLKKLFHWTVIAPILAWFIYFLTPDSDSTVILMLCGVFLMLSVFSAVHHSEVIAHKIGEPFGTIVLAISITIIEVALIISLMTAGGKETSHLARDTVFAAVMLILNGVLGLSLLVGSVKFNEQFFARTSANSLLVSLIAILVLTLILPNFTTSANGPVYTQPQLIFVSIACLTIYSTFLLVQTVRHRNYFLPNNKEEVVSVPTAKESILSFITLLVCLGIVVLMAKKLSTPIETIIRNAGLPQSLVGIIIAAVILLPEGIASIKAARKDDLQTSLNLSLGSALASIGLTIPAVTVVCSIFDLDLVLGLDYKSMVLLGLSIFITMLSLSRGKTNILYGVVLLVNLAAYIFTVIYP comes from the coding sequence ATGAAATTAAAAAAACTTTTCCATTGGACGGTTATTGCACCTATTTTAGCTTGGTTTATTTACTTTTTAACTCCCGATTCAGACAGTACAGTTATTTTAATGCTTTGTGGCGTTTTTTTAATGTTAAGTGTATTTTCTGCAGTACACCATTCAGAAGTCATCGCACATAAAATTGGTGAACCTTTTGGAACTATTGTCTTGGCGATTTCTATTACAATTATAGAAGTAGCGCTTATTATTTCGCTCATGACAGCAGGAGGAAAAGAAACCTCACATCTCGCCAGAGATACTGTTTTCGCAGCGGTAATGCTTATTTTAAACGGTGTTTTAGGCTTAAGTTTATTGGTAGGAAGTGTGAAATTTAACGAACAGTTTTTTGCCAGAACTTCTGCCAATTCCCTACTCGTTTCTTTGATTGCTATTTTAGTGCTTACTCTTATTCTTCCCAATTTTACCACGAGTGCAAATGGTCCTGTTTATACACAACCTCAATTAATTTTTGTTTCTATAGCTTGTCTCACCATTTACAGCACATTTTTATTGGTTCAAACGGTGAGACATAGAAATTATTTTTTACCCAATAACAAAGAAGAAGTGGTTTCTGTTCCTACAGCTAAAGAAAGTATTCTGAGTTTTATTACCTTATTGGTCTGTCTCGGAATAGTAGTATTAATGGCAAAAAAACTCTCTACACCGATAGAAACTATCATTAGAAACGCAGGATTGCCACAATCTTTGGTTGGAATTATCATTGCAGCGGTGATTTTATTACCAGAAGGAATCGCTTCCATTAAAGCTGCCAGAAAAGATGATTTACAGACCAGCCTTAATCTTTCTTTAGGTTCCGCATTGGCTTCTATTGGACTTACCATTCCTGCAGTTACAGTAGTGTGCAGTATTTTTGATTTAGACCTTGTTCTAGGATTAGATTATAAATCGATGGTTTTGCTGGGATTGTCTATTTTTATCACCATGTTATCACTAAGTCGAGGAAAAACCAACATTCTTTACGGTGTAGTTTTACTCGTGAACTTAGCAGCTTATATTTTTACTGTAATTTATCCTTAA
- a CDS encoding YdeI/OmpD-associated family protein, producing MTTDYITFEAEIKQNGTMNAAFVDFPFSTEELFGKKGQVKIKALLDEKVEYRGSLAKMKSDGHLLGLTQEVRKQLGKTFGDKVTVKLWEDQEERIVEIPEDVLEVFEKNKEAFEMYQKMSYTHRKEYMRWITEAKKPETRENRKVKLIEMILTGKKGI from the coding sequence ATGACAACGGATTACATCACTTTTGAAGCAGAAATTAAACAAAATGGCACTATGAATGCTGCCTTTGTAGACTTTCCTTTCTCTACAGAAGAATTGTTTGGCAAAAAAGGTCAGGTAAAAATCAAAGCTTTGCTTGACGAAAAAGTAGAATACAGAGGAAGCCTTGCCAAAATGAAAAGTGATGGTCATCTACTTGGATTAACTCAAGAAGTAAGAAAACAACTTGGGAAAACTTTTGGGGATAAGGTTACGGTGAAACTTTGGGAAGACCAAGAAGAGAGAATTGTAGAAATTCCTGAAGATGTTTTAGAAGTTTTCGAAAAGAACAAAGAAGCTTTTGAAATGTATCAAAAAATGTCTTACACGCATCGGAAAGAATACATGAGATGGATTACCGAAGCCAAAAAACCAGAAACCAGAGAAAACCGAAAGGTAAAATTAATAGAAATGATTTTAACTGGTAAAAAAGGAATATAA
- a CDS encoding S46 family peptidase: MKRIFLLFTFLLSFAQMRADEGMWLMMLVKRLNGKDLQKQGLRLTAEEIYSVNNSSLKDAIVQFNGGCTAEVVSKEGLLFTNHHCGYDAIAALSTPEKNYLKDGFFAMNNKEELPAKNLYVRFLVRMDDVTARINGKLNPQMSADERKAVIDAEYKAIQKENSENGKYTVVVRDFFSGNEFYYFVYQDYKDVRLVGTPTESIGKYGGDTDNWEWPRHTGDFSVFRIYGDANGNPAEYSLNNVPLKPKYHLPVSMKGVKPGDFTMIMGYPGRTNRYLTSYGINQLVTKDYIGWVDASKSAMDVMKKYMDKDTQIRLDYASQYASVANYWKNRAGTIESVNKNGTVADKQKVEAKFQEWANLAENKATYGNVLSEIEAYYKLIADRNLERNYATQFQRNAKYAVLPYRIGAALKSYIEQNEAGKAAMKARLLAGVEASYDGFHPVVEKDMLQTLLSLYKNKVPFDYQLPVMKYSNPAELANQADASIFSTKESLLKFIENPSLAILENDPLYKFSGIMVAEAMMFGDKYVKADDQFAKNTRLYFDGLRKSMPEKEFYPDANSTMRVTFGKVDRLPIRKDRQYYGVKDNFYTDMKGMVAKYKKGDAEFDLPQRLLDLYKKKDFGPYKDKKGYMPVNFLSDNDITGGNSGSPILNGNGELIGLAFDGNSEALSGDIVFEKQWQKTINLDVRFLLWVMDKYHGAGYLLNEMTIRK; this comes from the coding sequence ATGAAAAGAATATTTTTACTATTCACATTTCTATTGAGCTTTGCACAAATGCGTGCAGACGAAGGAATGTGGCTGATGATGCTCGTAAAGAGATTAAACGGAAAAGACTTACAAAAACAAGGTCTTAGATTAACTGCAGAAGAAATTTATTCTGTAAACAACTCTAGCCTAAAAGACGCCATCGTACAATTTAATGGTGGTTGTACCGCAGAAGTAGTTTCTAAAGAAGGTTTGCTTTTCACAAACCACCACTGCGGTTATGATGCTATTGCGGCACTTTCTACTCCAGAAAAAAATTATTTAAAAGATGGTTTCTTCGCCATGAACAACAAAGAAGAACTTCCTGCAAAAAATCTTTATGTGAGATTTTTAGTAAGAATGGACGATGTAACGGCTAGAATTAACGGGAAACTTAATCCTCAAATGTCTGCTGACGAAAGAAAAGCAGTAATCGATGCAGAATACAAAGCCATCCAAAAAGAAAATTCAGAAAATGGTAAATATACTGTTGTAGTAAGAGATTTCTTCAGTGGAAATGAATTCTACTATTTCGTATATCAAGATTATAAAGACGTAAGATTAGTAGGAACTCCTACAGAATCTATCGGTAAATATGGTGGTGATACCGATAACTGGGAATGGCCAAGACACACTGGTGACTTCTCTGTTTTCAGAATTTATGGTGATGCTAACGGAAATCCTGCAGAATATTCATTAAACAATGTTCCATTAAAACCTAAATATCACCTTCCTGTTTCTATGAAAGGAGTAAAACCTGGTGATTTCACTATGATTATGGGTTATCCTGGTAGAACTAACAGATATTTAACTTCTTATGGAATCAATCAATTGGTGACTAAAGATTATATCGGTTGGGTAGATGCTTCTAAATCTGCAATGGATGTGATGAAGAAGTACATGGACAAAGACACTCAAATCAGATTAGATTACGCTTCACAATACGCTTCTGTTGCAAACTACTGGAAAAACAGAGCTGGAACCATAGAATCTGTAAACAAAAACGGAACAGTTGCAGACAAACAAAAAGTAGAGGCTAAATTCCAAGAATGGGCAAACTTAGCTGAAAACAAAGCTACTTACGGAAATGTTCTTTCAGAAATCGAAGCGTATTACAAATTAATCGCTGATAGAAATTTAGAAAGAAACTACGCTACTCAATTCCAAAGAAATGCTAAATATGCAGTTCTTCCTTACAGAATTGGCGCTGCTCTTAAATCTTATATTGAGCAAAACGAAGCTGGAAAAGCAGCTATGAAAGCTAGACTTCTTGCTGGTGTAGAAGCTTCTTACGATGGTTTCCACCCAGTAGTAGAAAAAGATATGTTACAAACTTTACTTTCTCTTTATAAGAACAAAGTACCGTTTGATTATCAACTTCCGGTGATGAAATATTCTAATCCAGCAGAATTAGCAAACCAAGCAGACGCTTCTATTTTCAGCACCAAAGAATCTCTACTTAAATTCATCGAAAATCCTAGTTTAGCTATTCTGGAAAACGATCCGCTTTACAAATTCTCAGGAATTATGGTAGCAGAAGCTATGATGTTTGGAGACAAATATGTAAAAGCTGATGACCAATTTGCTAAAAACACTAGATTATATTTTGACGGTCTTAGAAAATCTATGCCAGAAAAAGAATTCTATCCAGATGCTAACTCTACTATGAGAGTAACTTTCGGTAAAGTAGATAGATTACCAATCAGAAAAGACAGACAATATTATGGCGTAAAAGATAACTTCTATACTGATATGAAAGGTATGGTGGCTAAATACAAAAAAGGCGACGCAGAGTTTGATTTACCTCAAAGATTGTTAGATTTATACAAGAAAAAAGATTTCGGTCCATACAAAGACAAAAAAGGTTATATGCCTGTAAACTTCTTATCAGATAATGATATTACAGGTGGAAACTCTGGTTCTCCTATCTTAAACGGAAATGGTGAATTAATTGGTCTTGCTTTCGATGGTAACTCTGAAGCACTTTCAGGAGATATCGTTTTCGAAAAACAATGGCAAAAAACCATCAACCTAGATGTAAGATTCTTACTTTGGGTAATGGATAAATATCACGGAGCTGGTTATTTATTAAACGAAATGACTATCAGAAAATAA
- a CDS encoding META domain-containing protein, with protein sequence MKTRFFIISILSISFFMMSFAPQKEISSLERKWMLVEFQGFTKEELIQKKAYLDLTHFEKGGGAKMGCNSIFFSVKLKNNHRIHFSGVGSTMMYCDGNMKLEENFGKLLPTITKYQVKGHFLTLKNKNGHAMKFVAEDWD encoded by the coding sequence ATGAAAACACGTTTTTTTATAATCAGCATATTATCAATTTCATTTTTTATGATGAGTTTTGCTCCACAGAAAGAAATTTCTTCTCTGGAGAGAAAGTGGATGTTAGTTGAATTTCAGGGATTTACCAAAGAAGAACTCATTCAGAAAAAAGCATATCTAGACCTAACTCACTTCGAAAAAGGAGGTGGCGCAAAAATGGGCTGCAACAGTATTTTTTTCTCTGTAAAACTGAAAAATAATCACAGAATACATTTCTCAGGAGTTGGTTCTACCATGATGTATTGTGACGGAAACATGAAATTAGAAGAAAACTTCGGGAAATTATTACCTACGATAACCAAATATCAAGTAAAAGGACATTTTTTGACTTTGAAAAATAAAAATGGACATGCCATGAAATTTGTTGCCGAAGATTGGGACTGA
- a CDS encoding SemiSWEET family sugar transporter codes for MNFNPEILGLIAGTLSCITFVPQIFKTWKSKSVKDISVTSFMIVVTSTLIWLVYGIWKELPSVILTNVVVCISAVIMLLLKWKYYEK; via the coding sequence ATGAATTTTAACCCAGAAATTCTCGGCTTGATTGCAGGAACATTGTCTTGCATTACCTTCGTTCCGCAAATTTTTAAAACTTGGAAGTCTAAATCGGTGAAAGATATTTCTGTAACGTCTTTTATGATTGTAGTAACCAGTACTTTAATTTGGTTGGTTTACGGAATTTGGAAAGAGCTTCCTTCAGTAATTCTTACCAATGTAGTGGTCTGTATATCAGCAGTTATCATGCTTTTGCTCAAGTGGAAATATTATGAAAAATGA
- a CDS encoding endonuclease/exonuclease/phosphatase family protein encodes MKIATWNVERLKKKKYLPEIISEIEKINADILVLTETDSQILPENYPYKIETKPLILVNSLAKTTENRVSIFSKFPIVETFETYDNFTSCSAEIETPFGKLVIYGTIVGVLGNRNEQFIPDLKSQMNDLQELSDKNICFVGDFNCSFSDNYYFTNEGRNLFNENFKILKLKNITAKIPENIDHIVMSENFIERFKIKISEFNLDKKLSDHKGIIAELKY; translated from the coding sequence ATGAAAATCGCTACTTGGAATGTAGAACGTCTTAAAAAGAAGAAATATCTACCCGAAATTATTTCTGAAATCGAAAAAATTAATGCCGATATTTTAGTCTTAACAGAAACCGATTCGCAGATTTTGCCAGAGAATTATCCTTATAAAATTGAAACAAAACCTTTAATTTTAGTCAATTCTTTAGCAAAAACTACAGAAAACCGAGTTTCTATTTTTTCTAAATTTCCTATTGTGGAAACTTTTGAAACCTATGATAATTTCACTTCTTGTTCGGCAGAGATAGAAACGCCTTTCGGAAAACTAGTTATTTATGGAACTATTGTTGGCGTTTTAGGTAATAGAAATGAACAATTCATTCCAGATTTGAAAAGTCAAATGAATGATTTACAAGAGCTTTCAGATAAAAATATTTGTTTTGTAGGTGATTTTAATTGCAGTTTTTCTGATAATTATTACTTTACAAATGAAGGAAGAAATCTATTTAATGAAAATTTTAAAATTTTAAAACTAAAAAATATTACCGCAAAAATCCCTGAAAATATCGACCATATTGTAATGTCTGAAAATTTTATTGAAAGATTCAAAATTAAGATTTCAGAATTTAATTTGGATAAAAAACTATCTGATCATAAGGGAATTATTGCAGAATTAAAATATTAG